A single window of Bacteroidota bacterium DNA harbors:
- the rpmA gene encoding 50S ribosomal protein L27 produces the protein MAHKKGEGKVKNGRESHSKRLGVKIFGGETCIAGNIIVRQRGTKHNPGENVGMGKDHTLFALTDGTVVFRKKRNDKSYVSVVPAQA, from the coding sequence ATGGCACACAAAAAAGGCGAAGGTAAAGTAAAGAACGGTCGCGAATCACACAGCAAACGCTTAGGCGTTAAAATTTTCGGTGGCGAAACTTGTATCGCCGGAAACATCATCGTTCGTCAGCGCGGAACTAAGCATAATCCGGGCGAAAACGTAGGTATGGGTAAAGATCATACTTTGTTTGCGTTAACTGACGGTACTGTTGTTTTCAGAAAGAAAAGAAACGATAAATCGTACGTTTCGGTTGTTCCTGCGCAAGCATAA
- the ybeY gene encoding rRNA maturation RNase YbeY, producing the protein MAIVFSNNKDKFKLKKSALIKKWIEKVAAKEKRSVGDLSYVFVSDEELLKINRQFLKHNTYTDIITFDYSENKKISGEIFISVDRVEENAKKMGTTFEDEIHRVIIHGVLHLCGYKDKTKIDSDNMRKQEDKALRVFNALTNE; encoded by the coding sequence ATGGCTATTGTATTCAGTAATAATAAAGATAAGTTCAAGCTAAAAAAATCGGCTTTGATTAAAAAGTGGATTGAAAAAGTAGCCGCAAAAGAAAAAAGATCTGTTGGCGATTTGAGCTATGTTTTTGTGAGCGATGAAGAGTTGCTGAAAATTAACCGGCAGTTTCTTAAACATAATACCTATACCGACATCATTACATTTGATTATTCTGAAAACAAAAAGATTAGCGGCGAAATTTTTATTAGTGTTGATAGAGTAGAGGAGAACGCCAAAAAAATGGGGACTACTTTTGAAGACGAAATACATCGCGTGATCATTCATGGAGTTTTACACCTCTGCGGTTATAAAGACAAAACCAAAATCGATTCAGATAATATGCGCAAGCAAGAAGACAAAGCGCTGCGTGTTTTTAACGCACTCACAAATGAGTGA
- a CDS encoding T9SS type A sorting domain-containing protein: MKKLFTFLLSSIFVLESFAQSSADAAVQINATVQTSTPQITLNWVGNTTTTSYQIFRKLKTATSWGVALATLTGTVNQYVDNTVSVGTNYEYRVIRSGSGYTGYGYINSGINVPVTEYRGKLILLVDSTFITSLNTELKRLQEDLEGDGWDVLRHNVLRTATPQHVRSFVQADYALDPTNTKAVFIVGHVPVPYSGNINPDGHPDHLGAWPTDTYYADVNGVWTDVSVTSTTASPARTQNNPADGKFDQSVIPSDLELQVGRADFANLTTFTLTETQLLKNYLDKDHDYRKKVFTVVKRAVIDDNFGYFSGEAFAASGYKNAACMVPTSSITAADYFTSMTGNNYQWSYGCGGGTYTSASGIGNTTNFSTANLQGVFTMLFGSYFGDWDSQNNFLRAALAQGKVLTNVWSGRVHYQLHHMGLGENIGYGVKLTQNSIGSLYFSSPTGITGRWIHHGLMGDPTLRNDVVAPVSNVVATKVGNNCNISWTASPEPGVLGYNIYMKNDTNTSYVKINSVLIAGTTYTDNCLLYKGIYKYMVRAYKLETTPSGSYYNMSEGIADTANSTSGMKAHASFSLSVSGTTVNVTNLSVNTTANNWNFGDGGTATSVNAAHTYTANGSYTITLISSNSCNSDTAKLVVNIISASINELNSINATVYPNPSNGKITVSLNNRDNEAYEATIYNQEGKLIQRKLNVRDRVDFDLSGEASGLYFLQLRSEKGAYSQKFVME; the protein is encoded by the coding sequence ATGAAGAAACTCTTTACTTTTTTACTTTCATCTATTTTTGTTCTTGAATCCTTCGCACAATCCAGCGCCGATGCCGCGGTTCAAATCAATGCAACCGTTCAAACATCAACGCCACAAATAACTTTGAATTGGGTAGGGAACACCACCACAACATCGTATCAGATTTTTCGCAAGTTAAAAACAGCTACCTCATGGGGTGTGGCATTAGCCACCCTTACCGGAACAGTTAACCAGTATGTCGACAATACGGTTAGTGTAGGAACTAATTACGAATACCGCGTCATCCGTTCAGGAAGCGGCTATACCGGCTACGGATATATTAATTCGGGAATTAATGTTCCTGTTACAGAATATCGCGGGAAATTGATATTATTAGTGGATAGTACATTTATTACCTCGCTCAATACAGAACTAAAGCGCTTGCAAGAAGATTTGGAAGGCGATGGCTGGGATGTGTTACGACATAACGTACTGCGCACTGCTACTCCGCAACATGTTCGTTCTTTTGTTCAGGCGGATTATGCCCTTGATCCAACTAACACAAAAGCTGTTTTTATTGTAGGCCACGTCCCTGTACCTTATAGCGGAAATATTAATCCGGATGGTCATCCCGATCATTTGGGAGCCTGGCCAACGGATACGTATTACGCGGATGTTAATGGCGTGTGGACCGATGTATCCGTAACATCAACAACTGCTTCGCCGGCGCGCACACAAAATAATCCTGCTGATGGAAAGTTTGATCAAAGCGTTATTCCAAGCGATTTAGAGTTACAGGTAGGTCGCGCCGATTTTGCTAATCTCACTACTTTTACACTTACCGAAACACAACTTTTAAAAAACTATCTTGATAAAGACCACGACTATCGTAAAAAAGTTTTTACTGTAGTGAAACGTGCTGTTATTGATGATAATTTCGGATACTTTAGCGGAGAAGCTTTTGCAGCGAGCGGTTATAAAAACGCTGCGTGCATGGTACCAACTTCAAGCATTACAGCGGCCGATTATTTTACAAGTATGACCGGAAATAATTATCAATGGTCGTATGGTTGTGGCGGCGGAACTTATACCAGTGCTTCCGGAATTGGTAATACAACAAATTTCTCTACAGCTAATTTACAAGGTGTGTTCACCATGTTATTTGGTTCTTACTTTGGAGATTGGGACTCACAAAATAATTTTTTACGTGCCGCACTTGCTCAAGGAAAAGTTTTAACGAACGTTTGGTCGGGCCGCGTACATTACCAATTACATCATATGGGACTTGGCGAAAACATTGGATATGGGGTTAAGTTAACACAAAACAGTATTGGCTCTTTGTATTTTAGCAGTCCAACCGGAATTACCGGACGTTGGATTCATCACGGATTAATGGGCGACCCAACCTTGCGTAATGATGTAGTGGCTCCTGTTTCTAATGTAGTGGCTACAAAAGTTGGGAACAATTGTAATATTTCTTGGACAGCATCGCCAGAGCCGGGCGTATTAGGTTACAACATTTACATGAAAAATGATACCAACACAAGTTATGTAAAAATTAATTCAGTTCTAATCGCAGGCACAACTTATACCGATAATTGTCTTTTATATAAGGGAATTTATAAATACATGGTGCGAGCTTATAAATTAGAGACTACACCAAGCGGCTCGTATTATAACATGAGTGAAGGAATTGCTGATACAGCCAATAGCACGAGCGGCATGAAAGCTCATGCTTCGTTTAGTTTGTCCGTAAGTGGAACAACAGTTAACGTAACCAATCTTTCCGTAAATACCACCGCGAACAACTGGAATTTCGGAGATGGAGGAACTGCAACAAGTGTAAACGCTGCACACACGTATACGGCAAACGGATCTTATACCATTACATTAATCAGCAGCAACAGCTGTAATAGCGATACGGCGAAGCTGGTAGTTAATATAATTTCCGCATCTATCAATGAATTAAATTCAATTAACGCGACTGTATATCCAAATCCTAGTAACGGAAAAATAACAGTCTCATTAAACAACAGAGACAACGAGGCGTATGAGGCAACAATTTATAATCAGGAAGGAAAATTAATTCAGCGCAAATTAAACGTAAGAGACCGGGTTGATTTTGACTTATCAGGAGAAGCGTCCGGATTATATTTCTTGCAATTGAGAAGCGAGAAGGGCGCGTACTCCCAAAAATTCGTCATGGAGTAA
- the gmk gene encoding guanylate kinase, protein METGKLVIFSAPSGSGKTTIVRHLLKVMPDKLAFSISATSRPKRGVEENGKDYHYLSGEEFKKKVDAGEFLEWEEVYAGVYYGTLKSEVERIWASGKNVIFDIDVEGGLNLKNQFKDKALAVFVMPPSIKILEERLRSRSTDSPESIARRVAKAEKELKTAELFDTFILNEHLETALAKAEKVVGDFLSNTK, encoded by the coding sequence ATGGAAACAGGAAAACTGGTTATTTTTTCAGCCCCCTCAGGATCTGGTAAAACCACTATTGTCAGACACTTACTAAAAGTAATGCCGGATAAATTAGCCTTTTCCATTTCTGCCACCAGTCGCCCTAAACGCGGCGTTGAAGAAAACGGCAAAGACTACCATTATTTATCTGGCGAGGAATTCAAGAAAAAAGTGGATGCCGGGGAGTTTTTAGAATGGGAAGAAGTATATGCCGGCGTGTATTACGGTACCCTCAAAAGTGAAGTAGAGCGTATTTGGGCCTCAGGAAAAAATGTGATTTTCGATATTGATGTAGAGGGTGGATTAAATTTAAAAAATCAATTTAAAGATAAGGCACTCGCGGTTTTTGTTATGCCGCCGAGTATAAAAATTTTAGAAGAAAGGTTACGGTCGAGAAGCACTGACAGTCCGGAAAGCATTGCGCGCCGGGTAGCAAAAGCAGAGAAAGAATTGAAAACCGCTGAATTGTTTGACACATTTATTTTAAACGAGCATTTAGAAACTGCATTAGCAAAAGCCGAAAAAGTAGTCGGTGATTTTCTAAGCAACACCAAATAA
- the serS gene encoding serine--tRNA ligase produces MLQLNYIRDSKDEVLKRLAIKNFKDAESIINKVIELDNNRRAKQKDGDAVKAEANVIAKQIGELMKSGQKEEAEKQKSKTTELKQKEKQLDEELKAIEAEIQKLLVQVPNTPHLSVPLGKTPEDNAVVFEHGEKPNLPGSALPHWELAAKYNLIDFELGVKLTGAGFPVYKGKGARLQRALINYFLDKATSNGYLEIQPPIMVNEDSGYGTGQLPDKEGQMYHVQIDNLYLIPTAEVPITNIYRDVILKESDLPIKNCGYTPCFRREAGSYGKDVRGLNRLHQFDKVEIVQIAHPDKSYETLEQMREFVAGILKELELPFRTLKLCGGDMSFASALTYDMEVWSAAQQRWLEVSSVSNFETFQTNRLKCRYKDVNGKTQLAHSLNGSALALPRIVASLLENNQTPEGIKLPKALIPYAGFDTIN; encoded by the coding sequence ATGTTACAATTAAATTATATCCGCGACAGCAAAGACGAAGTTCTTAAACGCTTAGCTATTAAAAATTTTAAAGACGCAGAAAGCATCATTAATAAAGTTATTGAGTTAGATAACAACCGTCGTGCGAAACAAAAAGACGGCGACGCAGTTAAAGCGGAAGCGAATGTGATTGCTAAACAAATTGGTGAGTTAATGAAGAGCGGCCAAAAAGAAGAGGCTGAGAAACAAAAATCAAAAACTACAGAGTTAAAGCAAAAAGAAAAACAGCTGGATGAAGAATTAAAAGCGATTGAAGCAGAAATTCAAAAGCTGTTAGTGCAGGTTCCCAACACACCGCATCTTTCTGTTCCGTTAGGAAAAACACCAGAAGACAACGCGGTTGTGTTTGAGCACGGTGAAAAACCTAATCTTCCTGGCAGCGCACTTCCTCATTGGGAGTTGGCAGCAAAATATAATTTAATTGATTTTGAATTAGGCGTAAAATTAACCGGCGCGGGCTTTCCAGTTTACAAAGGAAAGGGCGCTCGTTTACAGCGGGCCTTAATAAATTATTTTTTAGATAAAGCAACATCTAACGGTTATCTCGAAATTCAGCCGCCGATTATGGTGAATGAAGATAGCGGTTATGGTACAGGACAACTACCGGATAAAGAAGGACAAATGTATCATGTGCAAATTGATAATTTGTATTTAATACCAACGGCTGAAGTTCCTATCACTAATATTTATCGCGATGTGATATTAAAGGAAAGTGATTTGCCAATAAAAAATTGTGGATATACACCGTGTTTCAGAAGAGAAGCGGGGAGTTATGGGAAGGACGTTAGAGGATTAAATCGTTTGCATCAATTCGATAAGGTGGAGATTGTACAAATTGCACACCCGGATAAATCATACGAAACACTTGAGCAAATGCGCGAGTTCGTTGCGGGAATTTTGAAAGAACTTGAATTACCATTCCGCACATTAAAGTTATGTGGAGGAGATATGAGTTTTGCTTCTGCTTTAACCTATGATATGGAAGTATGGAGCGCGGCACAACAGCGTTGGTTAGAGGTAAGCTCAGTTTCAAACTTCGAAACATTTCAAACCAATCGTTTAAAATGCCGTTACAAAGATGTTAACGGAAAAACACAATTGGCACACAGCTTAAACGGTAGCGCTTTGGCTTTACCTCGCATCGTGGCATCCTTATTAGAAAACAATCAAACACCGGAGGGAATTAAATTACCAAAGGCGCTGATTCCTTATGCGGGATTTGATACTATAAACTAA
- a CDS encoding DUF4856 domain-containing protein gives MKNLLYYPLIVSALAFTACKKDKGPEPEPTPEPSGPSYTVPTSYTFANVNYTGQTQRLDMVAEMKTYMNTGNTIGVTVSAQKLKDMYANVNSQFTNASLNISGKDIKSKVFLADQTLFETYMDNLEAASQSTVAGSNGVAGVVTSPSNPSKKYLCDANGVEWTQVIEKGLMGSLMYYQTTAVYLDASKIGNGVDNTTVVAGQGTNMEHHWDEAFGYFGVPVDFPTNTTGIRFWGKYCNDRNAVLSINSTIMNAFLTGRAAISNKDYTTRDAQVTVIRDTWEKVIAATIISYVNSTKLNITDDAVRNHNLSEIKGFLMNLKCNPTKKITLTQISQIEALLGTNFYNITTTSLDQIKDDLSNIYGLNSVKNSL, from the coding sequence ATGAAAAACCTATTATACTACCCATTAATTGTAAGCGCATTGGCGTTTACAGCATGTAAAAAAGATAAAGGTCCTGAGCCTGAACCAACCCCGGAACCGAGCGGACCGAGTTATACTGTTCCAACATCATATACCTTCGCTAATGTAAATTATACGGGTCAAACACAACGTCTTGATATGGTTGCTGAAATGAAAACGTATATGAATACAGGTAATACGATAGGTGTAACAGTGTCCGCTCAAAAATTAAAGGACATGTATGCGAACGTAAACAGTCAATTTACTAACGCTTCATTAAACATATCCGGAAAAGACATCAAATCAAAAGTGTTTTTAGCTGACCAAACTTTGTTTGAAACATATATGGATAATTTGGAAGCCGCTTCACAGTCTACTGTTGCAGGAAGTAATGGCGTTGCCGGTGTTGTTACGAGCCCTTCAAATCCTTCAAAAAAATATTTATGTGACGCGAACGGCGTTGAGTGGACACAGGTCATTGAAAAGGGATTAATGGGATCGCTAATGTATTATCAGACCACTGCGGTTTATTTGGATGCTTCTAAAATTGGAAACGGTGTAGACAACACTACTGTTGTGGCAGGACAAGGAACAAATATGGAACATCACTGGGATGAGGCTTTTGGCTATTTTGGTGTACCTGTTGATTTTCCAACCAACACTACCGGTATTCGTTTTTGGGGAAAATATTGCAACGACCGTAATGCGGTGCTATCTATTAATTCAACGATAATGAATGCGTTTTTAACAGGCCGTGCAGCTATTTCAAATAAAGATTATACAACACGCGACGCGCAAGTAACTGTAATTCGCGACACTTGGGAAAAAGTAATTGCAGCAACAATCATCAGCTATGTGAATTCAACGAAATTGAACATCACAGATGATGCGGTGAGAAACCATAATCTGTCTGAAATAAAGGGATTCTTGATGAACTTAAAATGTAATCCAACAAAAAAAATCACACTCACTCAAATTTCACAAATAGAGGCGTTGTTAGGGACTAATTTTTATAACATAACCACCACCAGCCTTGACCAGATAAAAGACGATTTAAGTAATATTTACGGATTAAACAGCGTTAAAAACTCATTGTAA
- a CDS encoding DUF5606 domain-containing protein, protein MDLTGIISISGQPGLYKIIAQSKNGIIIEGLSDKKRSNIYSSTKVSTLADIGMYTTGEDKPIEEIITAIFEKEKGGPCVNHKADDKEIEAYFKSILPDYDKERVYVSNMRKLFSWYTILQTTGNLKEKEEKKDAAEETKVVKAETKKVAAKTTKDTGKNVKTSAGVKKAAGVRKTGSA, encoded by the coding sequence ATCGATTTAACAGGTATTATATCTATTTCAGGACAACCGGGTCTTTATAAAATTATTGCCCAGTCAAAAAACGGAATTATCATTGAAGGGCTTAGCGATAAAAAGCGCAGCAATATTTATTCTTCTACCAAAGTTTCTACATTGGCGGATATTGGTATGTATACAACAGGAGAAGATAAGCCTATCGAAGAAATCATCACAGCTATTTTCGAAAAGGAAAAAGGCGGACCTTGTGTTAATCACAAGGCCGACGATAAAGAAATTGAAGCCTACTTCAAATCAATTTTACCGGATTACGATAAGGAGCGCGTTTATGTAAGCAATATGCGTAAATTATTCAGCTGGTATACCATTCTTCAAACTACAGGTAATCTGAAAGAGAAAGAAGAAAAGAAAGATGCTGCTGAAGAAACAAAAGTGGTTAAAGCTGAAACAAAGAAAGTAGCGGCAAAAACAACAAAAGATACAGGCAAAAATGTTAAGACAAGTGCCGGCGTTAAGAAAGCAGCGGGTGTTCGTAAAACAGGATCAGCTTAA
- a CDS encoding M1 family metallopeptidase, translated as MRDFFIYIFLGLAFVSFGQKTKYTHADSIKGKITKEREWWNVLHYDLNVSFNPSDSSIKGRNKITFKALTSGRTMQIDLQAPMVLDSVLQAGKKCVWKKDGDAYFVELNVAIDKSITENIITCFHGKPHVAKIPPWDGGLIWKKDKNKNPWISIACQGMAGSVWFPCKDHMYDEPDSTRFTIDNVPEGLVAVSNGRLKAANENSNGSASYVWEVKNPINNYNIIPYIGKYVHFSDTIMGEKGELKLNYWVLDYNLEKAKQQFKQTKSMLHCFEYWFGPYPFYEDEYKLVEAPHLGMEHQSAVAYGNGYVNGYMGRDLSLTGWGLKWDFIIVHESGHEWFGNNISVKDVADNWVHEGFTAYSENLYTEYLFGKKAGAEYVIGTRKSVLNDKPVIGDYEVNNDGSGDKYYKASNMLHTIRYILNNDSIWRAFLRDINKTFYHQTVSTKQLEEFMISYLKLDLQKVFDQYLRTTQIPVLQYKLKKGKLSYRWANCVEGFNMPLRINTSKGSLMLKPTTQFQDVKIKSTAFGPDENYYIEMTKIN; from the coding sequence ATGCGGGATTTTTTTATTTATATATTTTTAGGTTTAGCTTTTGTTTCATTCGGACAAAAGACTAAATATACACATGCCGATTCCATTAAAGGTAAGATTACAAAAGAGCGAGAGTGGTGGAACGTACTGCATTACGATCTAAACGTTTCTTTTAATCCTTCCGACAGCAGTATTAAGGGCCGAAATAAAATTACGTTTAAAGCATTAACATCGGGAAGAACAATGCAAATTGATTTGCAGGCACCAATGGTGTTAGATAGTGTTTTACAGGCAGGAAAAAAATGTGTTTGGAAAAAAGATGGAGACGCTTACTTCGTGGAATTGAACGTAGCTATTGACAAATCTATCACTGAGAACATCATAACGTGTTTTCATGGCAAACCGCATGTTGCAAAAATTCCACCATGGGATGGCGGTTTAATATGGAAAAAAGACAAGAACAAGAATCCGTGGATTTCGATTGCGTGTCAGGGCATGGCGGGAAGTGTTTGGTTTCCTTGCAAAGATCACATGTATGACGAACCTGATAGTACGCGCTTTACAATTGATAATGTTCCCGAAGGACTTGTGGCTGTTTCTAACGGTCGGCTTAAAGCGGCAAACGAAAACAGTAACGGAAGCGCAAGTTATGTTTGGGAAGTAAAAAATCCTATCAATAATTACAACATCATTCCTTATATTGGAAAGTATGTACATTTTAGTGATACCATAATGGGCGAGAAGGGCGAGCTTAAGTTAAATTATTGGGTGTTGGATTACAACCTGGAAAAAGCCAAGCAACAATTTAAGCAAACGAAAAGCATGCTGCATTGTTTCGAATATTGGTTTGGTCCTTATCCTTTTTATGAAGATGAGTATAAACTAGTGGAAGCACCACATTTGGGAATGGAACATCAAAGTGCTGTAGCCTATGGAAACGGTTATGTAAATGGATATATGGGGCGCGATTTATCCTTAACAGGATGGGGACTTAAATGGGATTTTATTATAGTTCACGAATCCGGGCACGAGTGGTTTGGAAATAATATTTCGGTAAAAGATGTGGCAGATAATTGGGTACACGAAGGTTTTACAGCGTATTCTGAAAATTTATATACAGAGTATTTGTTCGGAAAAAAAGCCGGGGCAGAATATGTAATCGGAACGCGTAAAAGCGTGTTGAACGACAAGCCTGTTATTGGCGATTACGAAGTAAATAATGATGGTTCCGGAGACAAATATTATAAAGCCTCTAACATGCTACATACAATTCGTTATATTCTTAATAACGATTCAATATGGCGAGCTTTTTTGCGCGACATCAATAAAACATTCTATCACCAAACCGTTAGTACTAAACAATTAGAAGAGTTTATGATTTCATATTTGAAGTTGGATTTACAAAAGGTATTTGATCAATATCTTCGTACAACACAAATTCCGGTTCTTCAGTATAAATTAAAGAAGGGAAAACTAAGTTATCGTTGGGCAAATTGCGTGGAAGGGTTTAACATGCCGCTCAGAATTAATACTTCCAAAGGAAGTTTAATGCTAAAGCCAACCACTCAGTTTCAGGACGTGAAAATTAAATCTACGGCTTTCGGTCCTGATGAAAATTATTATATAGAAATGACGAAGATTAATTAA
- the rplU gene encoding 50S ribosomal protein L21, producing MYAIVEIAGQQFKVERGNKVYVHRLEANEGDKLEFDRVLLIDNGGKISVGNPTVDGAKVAATVIEHRKGDKVFVFKKKRRKGYQKWNNHRQSFTQILVQGILGKGETLKDEIKVEKKAKVEAPAKKTKEVAAPKAEKKAPAKKAPAKKAAAKKTAKK from the coding sequence ATGTATGCAATTGTAGAAATAGCCGGGCAACAGTTTAAAGTGGAACGTGGAAATAAAGTATACGTTCACCGCCTTGAGGCTAATGAGGGTGATAAATTGGAATTTGATCGCGTATTGTTAATTGACAACGGCGGTAAAATTTCAGTAGGTAACCCAACAGTAGATGGCGCTAAAGTAGCAGCCACTGTAATCGAGCACCGTAAAGGTGACAAAGTATTCGTGTTTAAAAAGAAACGCCGTAAAGGTTACCAGAAATGGAACAACCACCGTCAATCTTTCACACAAATCTTAGTTCAAGGAATTTTAGGTAAGGGCGAAACTTTAAAAGACGAAATTAAAGTTGAGAAGAAAGCTAAAGTTGAAGCTCCTGCTAAAAAAACAAAAGAAGTAGCAGCTCCGAAAGCAGAGAAGAAAGCTCCTGCTAAAAAGGCTCCTGCTAAAAAAGCGGCTGCAAAGAAAACCGCAAAAAAATAA
- a CDS encoding TCR/Tet family MFS transporter, with translation MANTNKKAILFIFITLLVDCTGIGIIIPVVPSLIQQLTGSNVSEAATYGGWLTFAYAIMQFVFSPVLGGLSDRYGRRPVLLISLLGLGIDYLFLFFAPDLWWLFVGRIIAGICGASFTTASAYIADISTEENRAQNFGMIGAAFGLGFIVGPLLGSLFSSFGVRVPFLAAAALSLLNWAYGYFILPESLSKENRRPFDWKRANPLGSLLHLKRYPAILGLILAMVLIYIAGHAAQSTWTFFTIERFHWNEQWIGYSIAFVGVTVALVQGGLIRYTTKILGTNKSVIVGLLFYVIGFTLFAFASQGWMMFVFMIPYALGGIAGPALQGLMTGHVPSNEQGELQGAITSLVSLTSIVGPLLMTSLFSFFTAPSAPFYFPGAPFMMGAVLTLVSVFISVFALKRMN, from the coding sequence ATGGCAAATACAAACAAGAAAGCGATACTGTTTATTTTCATTACACTTTTGGTTGATTGTACAGGAATTGGAATTATCATTCCGGTGGTTCCTTCCTTAATACAACAGCTAACAGGCTCCAACGTAAGTGAGGCGGCGACTTATGGCGGATGGTTAACTTTTGCTTATGCTATCATGCAGTTTGTGTTCTCGCCGGTATTGGGGGGGCTTAGCGACCGTTATGGAAGAAGGCCGGTGCTTTTAATTTCCTTATTAGGATTAGGAATTGATTACCTCTTTTTATTTTTTGCTCCGGATTTATGGTGGTTATTTGTTGGACGAATAATAGCGGGCATTTGCGGGGCAAGTTTCACAACAGCCTCAGCCTACATTGCAGACATAAGCACAGAAGAAAATCGTGCACAAAATTTCGGAATGATTGGAGCGGCTTTTGGATTAGGATTTATAGTAGGACCATTATTAGGAAGTTTGTTCAGTAGTTTTGGTGTTCGTGTTCCGTTTTTAGCAGCAGCAGCATTGTCACTTTTAAATTGGGCTTATGGATATTTTATTTTACCGGAATCTTTATCTAAAGAAAACAGACGTCCCTTCGATTGGAAACGCGCAAATCCATTAGGCTCACTTCTGCACTTGAAACGATACCCTGCTATTTTAGGTTTAATATTGGCAATGGTATTAATATATATTGCGGGTCATGCGGCACAATCAACCTGGACATTTTTTACCATTGAACGCTTTCACTGGAACGAGCAATGGATAGGATATTCTATTGCGTTTGTTGGCGTGACCGTTGCGCTTGTTCAGGGAGGATTGATTAGATACACTACAAAAATTTTGGGCACCAACAAATCGGTAATAGTTGGATTGCTCTTTTACGTAATTGGTTTTACTTTGTTTGCCTTTGCTTCACAAGGTTGGATGATGTTTGTGTTTATGATTCCATATGCATTAGGAGGTATTGCGGGGCCGGCATTGCAAGGCTTAATGACGGGGCACGTTCCATCTAATGAGCAAGGCGAATTACAAGGCGCTATTACAAGCTTAGTGAGTTTAACCTCCATTGTTGGTCCTTTATTAATGACAAGCCTGTTTTCTTTTTTTACTGCACCAAGCGCGCCGTTTTATTTTCCTGGCGCTCCTTTTATGATGGGCGCAGTCCTAACACTGGTGAGCGTGTTTATTTCGGTATTCGCGCTAAAAAGAATGAATTAG